The DNA sequence CGCCCTGAAAAAACGCGGTGATCGCGATGTTTCGGCCAGCCAGTTCATCGACCGCATTCGTCCACAACTGATGAAAGTTCCCGGCATCGTGCTTTACCTGCGCGCCGGCCAGGACATCAACCTCAGCTCCGGCCCGAGCCGTGCGCAGTATCAATACGTGCTCAAGAGCAACGACGGGCCGACGCTCGCGACCTGGACCCAGAAACTCACCGAGAAACTGCGCAGCATCCCGGCGTTCCGTGACATTTCCAACGACCTGCAACTGGGCGGCAGCATCACCCACATCAGCATCGACCGCAGCGCCGCCGCGCGTTTCGGCCTGACGGCGAGTGATGTCGACGAGGCGCTGTACGACGCCTTCGGCCAGCGGCAGATCAACGAGTTCCAGACCCAGGTCAACCAGTACAACGTGATCCTGGAGCTGGACACCAAGCAGCGCGGCAAGGCCGAAAGCCTCAACTATTTCTACCTGCGCTCACCGCTCAGTGGGGAAATGGTGCCGCTGTCGGCGCTGGCCCGGTTCGACGCGCCGACCATCGGCCCATTGTCGATTGCACACGACGGCATGTTCCCGGCCGCCAACCTGTCGTTCAACCTGGCGCCCGGCGTGGCACTCGGCGACGCGGTAATCCTGCTCAATCAGGCCAAGGCCGAGATCGGCATGCCGACCGCCATCAGCGGCAACTTCCAGGGCGCGGCCCAGGCGTTCCAGAGCTCGCTGAAAAGTCAGCCGTGGCTGATTCTCGCGGCGCTGGTGGCGGTGTACATCATTCTGGGTGTGCTCTATGAAAGCTTCGTCCATCCGCTGACAATCATCTCGACCTTGCCGGCAGCGGGTCTGGGCGCCGTAATCATGCTGTGGATCTGCGGCCAGGACTTCTCGATCATGGCGCTGATCGGGCTGGTGCTGCTGATCGGTATCGTGAAGAAGAACGGCATCCTGATGATCGACTTTGCCCTGGAAGCGCAGCGTCATCGCGGGCTGTCGCCGCAGGATGCGATTTTCGAGGCATGTATTACGCGATTCCGACCGATCATCATGACCACCCTCGCCGCCCTGCTCGGCGCCCTGCCGCTGATGCTCGGCTACGGCACCGGCGCCGAACTGCGCCAGCCGCTGGGTATCGCCGTTGTGGGCGGCCTGCTGGTCAGCCAGATGCTGACGCTGTTCACCACGCCGGTCATATACTTGTGGCTTGAGCGGCTGTTCCACAAGCCCAAACCGGCGCCCGTCGCGGCGCTGGCAACGACAGACTGAGGCGGGTCATGCGCGTTCTGATTATCGAAGACGAAGAGAAAACCGCGGACTACCTGCACCGCGGCCTGACGGAGCAGGGTTACACCGTGGATCTGGCCCGCGACGGCGTCGAAGGCCTGCATCTGGCGCTGGAAAGCGACTACGCGGTGATCGTCCTCGACGTGATGCTGCCGGGACTTGACGGCTTTGGCGTACTGCGCGCATTGCGTGCGCGCAAGCAGACGCCGGTGATCATGCTCACCGCCCGCGAGCGGGTCGAAGACCGGATCCGAGGCCTGCGCGACGGTGCTGACGATTACCTCGGCAAACCGTTTTCCTTCCTCGAACTGGTGGCGCGCCTGCAAGCGCTGACCCGGCGCAGCGGTGGCCACGAACCGGTGCAAGTGAGCATCGCCGACCTGTGGATCGATCTGATCAGCCGCAAGGCCACCCGCGCCGGCACCCGACTGGATCTGACGGCGAAAGAGTTTTCGCTGCTCAGCGTTCTGGCCCGGCGTCAGGGCGAAATCCTCTCGAAAACCGCGATTGCCGAAATGGTCTGGGACATCAATTTCGACAGCGACGCCAACGTCGTCGAAGTTGCGATCAAACGCCTGCGGGCCAAGCTCGACGGGCCGTTCGACGAGAAACTGCTGCACACGATCCGGGGCATGGGTTATGTGCTGGAGAGCCGTGGTGTCCAGTAATTCCATCGCCCTGCGCCTGAGCGGGATGTTCACGCTGGTGGCGCTGCTGGTGTTCCTGTTGATCGGCGGTGCGCTGTACCAACAAGTGGACAAAGGCCTGGGCCTGCTGCCGGAAGCGGAACTGGATGCGCGTTACAGCGTGCTCGAATCCGCGCTCAACCGCTATGGCACCCCCGAGCACTGGGTGAAGATCAACGCCAAGCTCAAGCTGCTCGGCGAAGAAGACAAGCGCATCCGTTTCTGGGTGGTCAGCGGCAATCCAGGCTACGAATTCGGCGAACCGGATGCCTTGATCCGCGCGTTTGCCCAAGGCCCGCTGGGCATGCGCGACCTGCAACTGCCCAACCATCCTTACCCGCTGAAAGTACTGCTGACCGAACTGCCGGCCAAGGATCAGCGCCCGCCGCTGCGCTTCATGATCAGTATCGACACCGAGACCTTTCACCAGACCCAGCATCAGTTGCTGATCGCGTTGGTCAGTCTGGCGGTGATCGGCGTGCTGCTGGCGTCGGCATTGGGTTACTGGGTGGCGCGCATCGGCCTCAAACCGCTGATCAGACTGTCCCACGAAGCCCAGCGCCTGGCGCCGCCATTGCGAGCCGGGCGTCTGCGTCTGTCGCCGTTGCCACCGGAACTGGAGCAGTTTGTCGACTCGTTCAACTCGACGCTGGAGCGGGTCGAACAGGCTTATTCGCGGCTGGAATCGTTCAACGCCGACGTCGCCCATGAACTGCGCTCGCCACTGACCAACCTGATCGGTCAGACCCAGGTCGCACTGACTCGCGGGCGCTCTGCCGAGCATTATTTCGAAGTGCTGCAATCGAACCTCGAAGAGCTGGAACGCCTGCGCTCGATCATCAACGACATGCTGTTTCTGGCCAGCGCCGACCAGGGTAGCAAGGCCACCAAACTGACCTCGACCTCGCTGGCCGATGAAGTGGCGACCACCCTCGAATACCTCGACTTCATCCTCGAAGATGCACAGGTCCAGGTCCACGTCAGCGGCGATGCCCAGGTGCAGATCGAGATCGCTCATCTGCGCCGGGCCTTGATCAATCTGCTGAGCAACGCAGTGCAACACACCGCACCGGGACAAGTGATCGAAGTGCAGATCGCGGTCGAGGAACATCAGGTCAGCATCGGCGTGGCCAACCCCGGCTCACCGATTGCCAGCGAGCATTTGCCTCGGTTGTTCGAGCGTTTCTACCGGGTCGATGCGTCGCGCAGCAACAGCGGCAACAACCACGGCCTGGGGCTGGCGATCGTCAAGGCGATTGCGCTCATGCATGGCGGAGATGTGTTCGTGCGCAGTGATCGCGGCATGAACACCTTCGGAATCCACCTCCCCGTCTGACCCCACCCGATCGTTCCCGCGCTCTGCGTGGGAACGCAGCCCGGGACGCTCCGCCTCCCTCTCAAGCCGCCCTCGGAAACGACCTCCCCCGCTGATCTTTGCTTGCGCTGTAACAGTCATTTATGAAAATCACGCTGTTTCCCAACGCCCGGCAACCTTATCTTTGCCCGCACCAAACAGCACTTGCCAAGCAAGAAGGTTTTCAAGATGTCCAACAGTATGGGTATTGCCAGCGCTTTCGTTTTGTCCTCATTGATCCTGTCGCCGATGGCGATGGCTGAAGAATCCCAGACGTTCGTGGCGCAAAACGCTGCCCGGGCCCAGGCGTATGAACAGCATCAGGCAGAAGTGATGGCCAAGGCCAAAGACGCTACGCAAGCCCCGCAGGCCGGCCTTTCCCAAGCGCAGTCCGAATCCGGATCCGACAGCTGAGGCGCGCACCGCTCCGTTTCCCTCGACGCGGTTGTTTGGCTCTTCCCGTTCAACCGTCGTCCTTGCAGGCCGCTGATTTTCAGCGGCCTTTTTTCGTTGTGGTCTGAAAGCTGTCTGGTTCGTCTTTAACAATTAGAAACATCCCGCACCTCAAGACATTGAAGTGTCAGTTGACCCCAAGGAGCTTTACCGCACGTGCGTTACCCAGTTCGCTTCACCCCGCTGTTCATTGCAATTGCCGCAACGATTGCCCCCGCTGCCCACGCCGCCGAATCCGAGAAACAAGGTTTCGTCGAAGGCGCGAGCCTCAACCTCAACGCCCGCAACTACTACATGAACCGCAACCGTCTGCAGCAGACGGATGACAACATCGAGTGGGGCCAGGGTTTCCTCGGCAAATTCGAGTCGGGCTACACCGAAGGCACAGTCGGTTTCGGCATCGACGCCCACGCCATGCTCGGTCTGAAACTCGACGGCGGTGGCGGCACCGACAATTCCAGCATCCTGCCGGTCAGTGACGGTAGCGGCAAAGCGCCGGGCTCGTTCTCCACGGCGGGCGGCACCTTGAAGATGCGTGCGTTCGATACCGAGCTGAAGGCTGGCGACCTGTTCCTCGCCAACCCGGTGATCGCCGGTGGCGAGACGCGCATGCTGCCACAGACCTTTCGCGGCCTCAGCCTGACCAACCACAGCTTCGACGGCTGGATGATCGAAGGCGGCCAGGCCAGTTTCACCAAGCCGTACAACCAGAGCGGCCACAAACGCATCGGCACCTCTTACGGCACCCTCGCCGACGGCGACAAGAGCCAGCACCTGAACTGGGCCGGCCTGGCCTGGAGCGGTGTCGAAGGTCTGACCAGCAGCCTGTATGCCTCCGAGTTGAAGGACATCTGGAACCAGTACTACTACGACCTCGACTACACCTGGACGCTGAACGATCTGGTGACCCTCAATCCCGGCCTGCACTTCTATCACACGCAGGACACCGGCGACGCGCTGCTGGGCAACATCGACAACAACACCTACAGCCTGCATTTCACCGTCGGCATCGGCAGCCACAGCGTCACCGCCGCGTACCAGCGGGTCAACGGCAATACGCCGTTCGATTACATCAGCCAGGGCGACAGCGTCTACCTCGACAACTCGCAGCAATACTCGGACTTCAACGGCCCGAACGAGCGCTCGTGGAAACTCAAGTACGCCTACGACTTCGCCGGCGTCGGCCTGCCGGGCCTGACCTCGGCGCTGTCCTATTCGCGCGGCACGCTGGACCTGACCAAGGTCGATCCAGACAGCAAGGGCTACGCCTCGTGGTACAGCGCCGAAGGCCGCAACGCCAAGCACTGGGAACGCGACATCGACCTCAAGTACGTGGTGCAAAGCGGCCAGGCCAAAGACCTGGCGGTACGCCTGCAATGGGCGACCAACCGCGGCGGCAATGGTTACGGCGCACTGGATACGGACACAGATGAATACCGTGTGATCATCGACTACCCGATCAACGTCTTCTAAGATCGCCGCTAAGCTGAGGAGGCCTGCCCGACAGGCAGGTCACCTGCACTGTGGGAGCGAGCTTGCTCGCGAAAGCGCAATGTCAGTCAACACCTTTGTTGCTGAGGGATCGCTTTCGCGAGCAAGCTCGCTCCCACATGGGTATCTGCCAGCCTACGCTTAGAAGATCCCCCATTGATAACTCAACCATGATCGCGAGCCGCACCCCCACCGTTCCCGGCACGACCGGACGCTCCGAGCTGCTGCTGATCCTCGGCAGCCTGCTGAGCGTGATCGCGATTGTGTGCATCGTCACGTTCCTGCTGATCCGCGAACACGCCAATGCTCAGGAGTCGGCTACCCGTGGCGCCACTACCATCGCCCAGTTGATCGACGCCGATGTGCTGCGCACCGTCGAGCTGTATGACCTGACGCTACTGGGGCTGATCGCCGCCGCCCAGCGTGAGGACCTGAAAGACGTGTCGCCGCAGATCCGCCATCTGGCATTGTTCGACCGTTCCACCACCGCGCGCTTCAAAGGCGACATTCTGTTGCTCGACAAGTATGGCGAGGTGATCGCCGACTCCTCGCGGGTCGATCCGCTGCCGGGCAATTTCGCCGATCGCGACTATTTCCTCGCCCACGCTTTCAACCGCGACACCGGCATGTTCATCAGCCGTCCGTTCAAACCCCGTTGTGATTGCGATGACGCGGACCAGTGGCGAATCAGTTTCAGTCGGCGCATCTCTTCGGATACCGGCGAATTCCTCGGCGTGGCCGTGGCGTCGATGAAGCTCGATTACTTCGATCAACTGTTCAACAGCCTCGACATCGGCATAGACAGCACCCTCAACATCATCAACAACGACGGCATCCTGCTGGCGCAGAAGCCTTATCTGCAAAGCGATTCGATCGGCAAAAGCTTTGCCGCCCGACCCAATGTGGTGCGAATCCTGCGCGACAGCAACGGCAATGGCAGTTTCAACAGCATCTCGAGCATGGATTATCAGCAACGGCTGTACACCTATTCGCGGGTCGGCAATCTGCCGTTGACGGTGATCGTTGCCCTGTCCAGCGAGGAAGTGTTCGGCGCGTGGCGACGCACGGCGATCCTGATCAGCGGCGCCACCGGCGTGCTGTGTGCCGGCCTGCTGTGGTTGACCTGGCTGCTGGCCCGGGAGCTGCGCCTGCGCCAGCGGGCCGAACGCGAACTTGCGCAGCTCGCGGCGACCGATGCCCTGACCGGGGTCGCCAACCGGCGGATGCTCGATCAGTCGCTGCGTCACGAGTGGTTCCGTGCCCAGCGCTCGGGCAAACCACTGTCATTGCTGATGATCGACGCCGACCACTTCAAGGCCTTCAACGACCGGCACGGGCATCAGGCCGGGGATCAGGCGTTGCGTGAACTGGCGAGGGTCATCACCGCCAATGTGCGGCGTCCGGCAGATCTGGTGGCGCGTTATGGCGGTGAGGAGTTTTCGGTGATTCTCGCTGAAACCGACAGCGTCGGGGCGCAGCGGATCGCCGAGCATGTGCGGGCCGCAGTGGAGCAACTGCCGCGCCTGGACGGCGATGAAATGCCGATGACGGTGAGTATCGGTATCAGCACCTGGACGGCGGC is a window from the Pseudomonas gozinkensis genome containing:
- a CDS encoding heavy metal response regulator transcription factor codes for the protein MRVLIIEDEEKTADYLHRGLTEQGYTVDLARDGVEGLHLALESDYAVIVLDVMLPGLDGFGVLRALRARKQTPVIMLTARERVEDRIRGLRDGADDYLGKPFSFLELVARLQALTRRSGGHEPVQVSIADLWIDLISRKATRAGTRLDLTAKEFSLLSVLARRQGEILSKTAIAEMVWDINFDSDANVVEVAIKRLRAKLDGPFDEKLLHTIRGMGYVLESRGVQ
- a CDS encoding heavy metal sensor histidine kinase, producing the protein MSSNSIALRLSGMFTLVALLVFLLIGGALYQQVDKGLGLLPEAELDARYSVLESALNRYGTPEHWVKINAKLKLLGEEDKRIRFWVVSGNPGYEFGEPDALIRAFAQGPLGMRDLQLPNHPYPLKVLLTELPAKDQRPPLRFMISIDTETFHQTQHQLLIALVSLAVIGVLLASALGYWVARIGLKPLIRLSHEAQRLAPPLRAGRLRLSPLPPELEQFVDSFNSTLERVEQAYSRLESFNADVAHELRSPLTNLIGQTQVALTRGRSAEHYFEVLQSNLEELERLRSIINDMLFLASADQGSKATKLTSTSLADEVATTLEYLDFILEDAQVQVHVSGDAQVQIEIAHLRRALINLLSNAVQHTAPGQVIEVQIAVEEHQVSIGVANPGSPIASEHLPRLFERFYRVDASRSNSGNNHGLGLAIVKAIALMHGGDVFVRSDRGMNTFGIHLPV
- a CDS encoding OprD family porin, with translation MRYPVRFTPLFIAIAATIAPAAHAAESEKQGFVEGASLNLNARNYYMNRNRLQQTDDNIEWGQGFLGKFESGYTEGTVGFGIDAHAMLGLKLDGGGGTDNSSILPVSDGSGKAPGSFSTAGGTLKMRAFDTELKAGDLFLANPVIAGGETRMLPQTFRGLSLTNHSFDGWMIEGGQASFTKPYNQSGHKRIGTSYGTLADGDKSQHLNWAGLAWSGVEGLTSSLYASELKDIWNQYYYDLDYTWTLNDLVTLNPGLHFYHTQDTGDALLGNIDNNTYSLHFTVGIGSHSVTAAYQRVNGNTPFDYISQGDSVYLDNSQQYSDFNGPNERSWKLKYAYDFAGVGLPGLTSALSYSRGTLDLTKVDPDSKGYASWYSAEGRNAKHWERDIDLKYVVQSGQAKDLAVRLQWATNRGGNGYGALDTDTDEYRVIIDYPINVF
- a CDS encoding sensor domain-containing diguanylate cyclase — its product is MIASRTPTVPGTTGRSELLLILGSLLSVIAIVCIVTFLLIREHANAQESATRGATTIAQLIDADVLRTVELYDLTLLGLIAAAQREDLKDVSPQIRHLALFDRSTTARFKGDILLLDKYGEVIADSSRVDPLPGNFADRDYFLAHAFNRDTGMFISRPFKPRCDCDDADQWRISFSRRISSDTGEFLGVAVASMKLDYFDQLFNSLDIGIDSTLNIINNDGILLAQKPYLQSDSIGKSFAARPNVVRILRDSNGNGSFNSISSMDYQQRLYTYSRVGNLPLTVIVALSSEEVFGAWRRTAILISGATGVLCAGLLWLTWLLARELRLRQRAERELAQLAATDALTGVANRRMLDQSLRHEWFRAQRSGKPLSLLMIDADHFKAFNDRHGHQAGDQALRELARVITANVRRPADLVARYGGEEFSVILAETDSVGAQRIAEHVRAAVEQLPRLDGDEMPMTVSIGISTWTAASEISLEQLLFAADKALYQAKEGGRNRVVVA